The DNA window CCGAGGAAAACGCCCGCATGGGTGTCTGGATCGGCGAGCGGCTGAACCGGATGGAAGGTCCGGTGCGTCTGCTGATCCCGGAGGGTGGAGTCTCGATGATCGACCAGCCCGGACAGCCCTTCTACGACCCCGAGGCGGACAAGGCGCTGTTCGATGCGCTGGAGCGGACCGTCGTCCAGACGGCGAAGCGCCGCCTCATCCGCCGGCCCGAGCACATCAACGATGCCGGTTTCATTCAGGCGCTGGTCGCCAACTTCCTCGAAATAGTCTGATCAAGGAGCGTTTATCATGCCTAAATTCACCCGTGCGGCCCTGCTCGAAAAGTACCGCAAGATGATCGCCGCTCGCGATCCGATCGTCGGCGGTGGCGCGGGAACGGGGTTGTCGGCCAAATGCGAGGAGGCCGGCGGCATCGATCTGATCGTCATCTACAATTCCGGCCGCTATCGCATGGCCGGGCGGGGATCGCTGGCCGGCTTGATGGCCTATGGCAACGCCAACGACATCGTCGTCGAGATGGCGTCCGAAGTGTTGCCGGTGGTCAAGCACACGCCGGTGCTGGCCGGTGTCAACGGCACTGATCCCTTCATGCTGCTGGAGCCCTTCCTGCGCAAGCTCGACGCCCTCGGCTTCTCGGGCGTGCAGAACTTCCCGACGGTCGGCCTGATCGACGGCATCTTCCGGGCCAATCTCGAAGAGACCGGCATGGGATACGGCCTTGAGGTCGACATGATCGCCAAGGCGCACGAACTCGACATGCTGACCACGCCGTATGTGTTCGATCCCGATCAGGCTCAGGCGATGGCCAAGGCCGGTGCCGACATCATCGTCTGCCATATGGGCCTGACGACCGGTGGCGCCATCGGCTCCCAGACGTCGCGCAAGCTCGAGGACTGCCCCAAGCTGATCAACGAGTGGGCGGAAGCGGCGCTCAAGGTCCGTAAGGACGTGATCGTCCTCTGCCATGGCGGGCCGATTTCCGAGCCGGATGACGCCAACTACATCCTGAAGAACTGCCCGAACTGCCACGGCTTCTATGGCGCTTCCAGCATGGAGCGCCTGCCGACCGAACGGGCGCTTACCGAACAGACCAAGCGCTTCAAGACGATCCGTCGCAGCTGACGCCGGATCGTCCGCCGCGGGATCTACCTGCTTCCGTCTGGCCGTTTAGGCCGGACGGGAGGAGCCGGTCGCATGGCCGGTGGAAGCAGGCGGCGTGCCCGCGACAGGAGGTCTTCAGCACACGTTAAAAACGGGAGGAAACATCATGAGCAACAACGCAGCAGCCGTCGAGACACCTGGGCCGGTGGTGATCAACCGGGTTCCGCTCTGGCTGGCCGTGGCCCTCACGGTCGTCATATCGCTGCCATTCGGCCTGTGGTTTGGAAAATACAACTTCACGCTCTGGTGCGCGTTCATCGCCTGGGCGGAGTATTTCGCGCTCGGCGCCAAGCCGAGGGCCATCCCGACGATCCTCATCAGCTTCGGCTACGCGGCGGTGCTGACCGGTCTTTCGCTGGCCATCATCCCGGTGTTCGGCTTCCTGCCGAACATGGTGACGCCGGGCGATATTCCCACGGCGGCTTCGCTGTTCGTCGTCGTGGCCTTCATGGTCTATTCGATGAAATGGTCGCATCACTTCATCGATGGCAGCCTGCCGTTCTTCAACGGCATCTCGATGGGGCTGGCCGTCTATTTCACCAGTTCCTACCCGCAATTGGGGCCGGCGGCCCTGATGCCGATCACCGCCGCCATCTGGGCGACCGCGATGGCCGCCTTCGGCATCTTGCTCGGCGTCATCACCGTCGCTTTGCAGTTTCCCGCAAAGCGCTAGACGCCCACAACGTTGAGCCAGCAACCTCGTCTAACCAGAACGAGGCATGAAGCAAGTCGACCGCCCGTGGCCGTATGCACCAACATAGGGGCCGGTCACGGGCGGTCGAAATCGTTCAGGACATGAACGCGAGAGTCGCCTCGAACCATGCTCCGAAAGCGCGCACTTCGGGTCGGGGCATCCTTGCAATCACTCCGCCGGTGACGCTTCCGCCGCCGGGGCTTGCTTTTTGGCGAACAACGAACGGAGCTTCTCGCAGCCGACGAAGATCACCGGCGTGATGTAGAGCGTCAGCAACTGGCTGACCAGGAGGCCGCCGACCACCGCCACGCCGAGCGGCTGGCGCAGCTCGGCGCTGGCACCGTGGCCCATGGCGATCGGCAGAGTGCCGAGCAGGGCGCAGAAGGTGGTCATCATGATCGGCCGGAAGCGGCGCGTCGCCGCCTCGTGGATGGCCTCCATCGGTTTGGCGCCGTCCTCACGCATCAGCTGCAGGGCGACGTCGACCATCATGATGGCGTTCTTCTTGACGATGCCGATCAGCATCAGGATGCCGATCAGGGCGATGATGGACAGGTCCATGCCGGTGAGCTTCAGGGCGAGCAGCGCGCCAAGCGCCGCCGAGGGCAGGCCCGACAGGATGGTCAGCGGATGGATGAAGCTCTCGTAGAGCACGCCGAGCACCACGTAGATGGTGAGGATGGCGGCGATGATCAAAAGCGGCGTGTTGGACGTCGACTGGGCGAACACCTGCGCCGTACCGGCGAAGGCGGTGAACACGGTGGTCGGCAGGCCGATGTCCTGCTTGATGGCGTCGATGCGGCTGGTGGCGGCACCGAGCGACACGCCTTGCGGCAGGTTGAAGGAGACGGTGATCGAGGTGAGCTGTCCCGTCTGGTTGACGGTGACCGGGCCGGACTGCCGCTCGACGGTGGCAAACGCGGTCAGCGGCACCAGCGTTCCGGTGGTGCTGGAGCGGACGCGCAGCTCGGACAGCCGGTCGTTGCTCCAGTCGAGCGTCGAGGCGTATTCGAGGATCACCGAATAACTGTCGCCGGTCGATTGGATGTCGGCGACCGATTGCTCGCCGAAGCCGTCGCCCAGCGTCTTGCGCAGGGTGGCGGCGTTGATGCCGAAGCTTTCGGCCCGGTCGCGGTCGATGATGATGCGGGCCTGCAAAGCGTTGTTCTGAAGGTCGGTGGCGACGTCGGTGAAGGTGGCGGTGTCCTGGGCCATGGCCAGGCGCAGCCGTTCGGCCCAGTCGGTGAGCTGGCTGGCGTCGAGCGATTGCACGACGAGCTGATACTGGCTCTGGCTGGAGCGACCGCCGAGGCGCAGGCTCTGAACCGGGGTGACGAAGCTCTGTAGGCCGACGATGTGGCCGAGCGACTGGCGCAGCCGGCCGACCACCACGTCGAGCGACTCACGCTGAGCCGCTGGTTTCAGCTGCACGTTCATACTGGCCGAATTAATCTGCGAGCTATCGACCCGAGCATTGACGTGGTCGACGGCCGGATCGCGGCCGACCACGTCGGCGGCCTGCTTCTGGAGGAGCGCCATGGCGTCGTAGGAAATGTCCTGGCGCGCCTGGGTGGAGATGGAGAGCTGGCCGATGTCCTCCTGCGGCAGGAAGCTCTTGGGCAGGTCGGCGAACAGCCAAGCGGAGCCGGCGAAGGTACCCAGGAACACCAGCACCATGGGCAGCGGATGGCGCAGCGTCCAACCGACGCTTTTCGAATAGCCCTTGAGCACCTTGGAGAAGCCGATATCGAACAGGCCGGCGGGGCTGTAACGGGACGGCGGCGTGCCGATGTTGGCGGGCAGGCGGGCGGCCAACATCGGCGTCACGGTGAGCGACACCAGCGCCGAGGCGGTGATGGCCAGCGACACCACCATGCCGAACTCGGTGAACAGCCGGCCGACCACGCCGCCCATCAACAGGATGGGCATGAAAACGGCGATCAGCGACAGCGACATCGAGATGATGGTGGAGGTGACCTCGCCCGAGCCCTTGAAGGCGGCCTCCATCGGGCTCTCGCCCTGTTCGATGTGGTGGACGATGTTCTCCAGCATGACGATGGCGTCGTCGACGACGAGGCCGACCGATAGCGTCAGCGCCAGGAGCGACATGTTGTCGATGGAATAGCCGAGCACATACATCGCCCCGAAGGCGATCAGGATCGACAAGGGCACGGCGATGGCCGGAATGGCGGTGGTGTAGAGTTTGCCGAGGAACAGGTAGATGACGAGGATGACGAGGCCGATGGTGAGAAACAGCGTGAATTTGACGTCGGCGACGGCGGCGCGGATCGCCACCGAGTTGTCGTTCATCAGCGACACGTTCACCCCGGCCGGCAACTGGCTGGTGATGGCTGGCAGCGCCGCCTTGATGGCGTCCACCACCTCGACGGTGTTGGCGTCCGGCTGGCGTTGAACGGCCAGTGTGATGGCGCGCGTGCCGTCATACCAGCTTGCCTGATCGCGGTTCTCGACGCTGTCGATCACGTTGGCGACGTCGCCCAGGCGGACAGGACCGGCCTTGGTGGTGGAGACGATCAGCGGACGGAAGCCGGCGGCCGAAGTGAATTGGGTTGGCGCGTCGAGTGTGATGGTCTGGGCCGCATTGTCCATGCTGCCGACCGGCGACTGGTTGTTGGCATTGGCGATGGCGGTGGAGAGCTGGTCGAGGCCGATGCCGCGGGCGGCGAGGCGGTCGGGGTCGGCCTCGACGCGGACGGCGTATTTCTGCGAGCCGAAGATCTGCGCCTGGGCGACGCCGTTGATGGTGGAGATGGCCGGCGACAGTACGTTCTGAGCCAGCGAGTCGAGCTCGGTGAGTGGCACCGTCGGCGAGGTGACCGAGAGCAGCAGGATCGGCGTATCGGCCGCGTTGACCTTCCGGTAGCTCGGGTCGGAGGTCATGTTGTCGGGCAGCTTGCGGCGGGCGACGTCGATGGCCGACTGTACGTCGGCGGCGGCGCTGTCGATGCTGCGGGAGAGCTCGAATTGCAAAGTGATGGATGTGGAGCCGAGCGAGGAGCGGGCCGAGATGGTGTCGATGCCGCCGATGGTCTGGAATTGCTTGATCAGCGGCGTCGCCACCGCCGTGGCCATGGTCTCGGGCGAGGCGCCGGACAGTTGGGCCGACACGGTGATGGTGGGGAAGTCGACGCGCGGCAGGGCAGCCACCGGCAACAGGCGATAGGCGAAGAAGCCGGCGAGCGACAGGCCGATCGCCAGGAGAATGGCGGCGACCGGCCGCCGGATGAACAGGGCGGGAAGGTTCATGGCTGCGCCTCCGCCGTGCTCGTCGGCTTGCCGGCCTTGTCGCCATGCGTCTTGTGTTTGCCGGTAGCCGGCTGGCCAGTGCCTGGGTTGGTCGCGTCCGGCTTGGTCGCGTCGGGATTGCCTGCGTCGGGATTGCTAGCCGCCTGAGCCGAAGCGTCGATCACCTTCATGCCCTCGGCAAGGCGCACCTGTCCTTCGACCACCACCCGCTCGCCGGCCGTGATGCCGGCGGTGAGGCCGGACCGGTCGCCGGCCGACAGCGCGACGGTCACCGGGCGGACGGTCACCGTGTTGTCGTCGCCGACGACATAGACGACATTGCCCTGCTGCGTTGCCTGCAAGGCGACGGTGGGCACCGCCACCACCGGCGTCGACCCAATGGCGGCCATAACGGCGATCGACTGACCGGGTACCAGTTTGTCGGCGACACCATGCAAGGTTGCCCGGGCGGTGAAGGTGCCCGAGGTGGTGTCGACGGCGGCATCGATGAAATCGACGGTACCGGTAAAGGTGTCGGTGGTGCCGAGCGGCGAGACGTCGACCTTGATCGGCTTGCCGGCGGCGCGCGCCGCCCGCACCAGCGAGGTGTCGCTTTCGGACAGGGCAAAGCTGGCATAGAGCGGGTCGGTGCGGGTCAGGCGGACGATGGCCGTCGCCGGCTGCACAAAGCTGCCGATCACCACTTCGACGGCGCCGAGGCGACCGTCGAAGGGGGCGCGGATGGTCTTCTGATCGAGCGTCACGAGGTCCGATTTCAGCGTCGCCTGGTCGACGGCGACCGTCGCCTCGGCGGTCTTGACGGTGGCGTTGGCGTCTTCCAGCGACTGTTGCGATACCGCTTCGTTGCTGAGGAGCCTCTGCTGGCGGGCGGCCGTCTCCTTGGCGTGGTCGAACGTCGCCTGATCACGGGCGAGCGCTGCCTGGTCCTTCTCGACGGTGGCCTCGGCGATGCGGCTGTCGAGGCGGATCAGCACGTCGCCCTCGTGCACGTCGGCACCGTCGGCCACCAGGATTTCCGTGACGAGGCCGGAGGTCTCGGTGGTCACCGTCAGATTGGCCGGCGAGGTGATGGTGCCGATGGTGCGGCGCTCGATCGGCATGTCCTCGGCGCTGGCCGCCACGGTGGAAACGCGCGTCGGGCCGCCGGAGCCGCGGCGACCGCCGCCGCCCTGGCCCGATGCCTTGCCCGCGGTCTGTCCGGCGCCATCTCCAGCGGCATGCTGGCGGTGACCGCCGCCGGTGGTGCTCGGATCTTTGATATCGGGTGGCGCGGTCGGTGCCGCGCTCGGCGATACGGCGGCGAACGCCTGGGAAACATAGGGCGCGGTGACGGACACAATGTCATCGCGCCAGTAAAGGCCGGCCGCAATCGCGGCGACCAGAATGATTCCGAGCGTCTTCTTCATCGCCGATAGTCCGTTTCGTTCTCTGAACGGTCCGCGCGCGCCCTCGTTGGGAGGCCAAAAGCGTTTGCGTATCCGTCCTGCCCGCCGCCGAGGCATCTTGGGAGGTGATGCCAGCCTAAGCGGCTTCATGTTGCGAATGTGAGAACAACTGTGGCAAATCCTGGAAATCCAAGCCGCTGATACAGATTGATGCACTTTTGTCGGCGATGGCCGATGTGATCCGATGCGTAAGCAGGGCCCAGATACGGAGGTGGCGCGCTTTGAGGACGCTCACAGGGCTGCCGGCTGCTGAGCTTGCTGAAGCAGAGCGAACACGGTTCGCACCTGATCGATACCGATCAATTGAGGTATCGGATCGAAGGCTGGCGACCAAGATGTCGAAAAACCTCTACGACCGAAGGTGGACCGCGCCCCTTCAAAGCGGATGGTTCCGCTCCCATTGGCTCCCTCAATGAGGTTGACCACGCCGAGCTCGTTGAGCGGCACCGCCGTGACCTTTGGGAACGGGCGCGTTCTTGCAACGAGTACGCGTTTATTGGTGATCGCATAGACGGTATTCCTGCGCGCCCAAGCATCGGCAAAAAAGCGGCCGGCGATGAGATAGAGGCCGATGACGACGAACGGTATTCCCCACAGTTTCAAGAGGACCGGCGAGGACGTCGTCAGGACGGACACTTCCCAGAAAATGGCAAAGCCACCCCAGACAAGCCCGAAGGGGAGATGCCGTCCATAGTCGTTGTGTAGGTCCTGAGTGAGGTGGTCACCGGCAATGTTCGGTAGGGTCTGGTTGCTAACTCCAACTCCAGACCGAAGAGACCACCGATGACCAAGGACATGATGAACTTCCGCGACCTCGTGGAACAAGCCCCTGACGCCGACATTCTGCGCGAGATGATAGGCTTTGCCGCCGAACGGCTGATGGAGTTGGAGGTCGGCACCGTGACGGGCGCCGGCTATGGAGAGAAGGATCCGTCACGCCGCGTCCAGCGCAACGGCTACCGCGAGCGTGATTGGGAGACGAGGGCTGGCACGGTCGAGCTCCGTATCCCCAAGCTGCGCAAAGGCAGCTATTTCCCAGGCTTTCTCGAACCTCGCCGCATGGCTGAGAAGGCGCTGACGGCCGTCATCCAGGAAGCCTACATTCAGGGGATCTCTACACGCTCGGTCGATGATCTGGTCAAGGCCATGGGCATGTCCGGCATCTCCAAGAGCCAGGTGTCGAGATTGTGCGAAGAGATCGACGACAAGGTGAAGGCCTTCCTCGATCGACCGATTGAAGGCGACTGGCCTTACCTGTGGATCGACGCCACCTACCTCAAGGTTCGCCGAGGTGGGCGTATCGTCTCGGTGGCCGTCATCATCGCCATCGGCGTTAACACCGATGGCCGGCGCGAGGTTCTGGGGCTGGAGATCGGCACTTCCGAGGCAGAACCGATCTGGACCGAGTTCCTGCGCAAGCTGACCCGACGTGGATTGCGGGGCGTCAAGCTGGTCATCTCCGACGCCCACGAAGGCATCAAGGCGGCCGTCTCCAAGGTGCTCAGCGCCACCTGGCAACGCTGCCGAGTCCACTTCATGCGCAACGTGCTGGCCCATGCCGGCAGGAGCGGTCGCCGCGTCGTCTCTGCCTTCATCGCCACGGCCTTTGCTCAGGAGACCGCCGAGGCCGCCAGTACCCAATGGCGTGCCGTTGCCGACCAGATCCGTCCCAAAGTCCCGAAACTGGCCACGATCATGGATGACGCCGAAGAGGATGTGCTGGCCTACATGACCTTTCCGAAAGAACACCGGGCGAAGCTGCATAGCACCAACCCGATCGAGCGGCTAAACGGCGAGATCAAGCGACGCACCGAAGTGGTTGGCATCTTCCCAAATGACGAAGCGATCGTTCGTCTCGTCGGGGCCTTGCTGCTGGAACAAAACGACGAATGGGCCGTCCTACGCGCTAGATACATGACGCTGGAAACCATCGCGCAGATGGGCAATGATCCCTTCGTCAGCTTGCCGGCAGTGACAAACTGATCAAGCAGGCCCGAGCCGAACTTAACGGTGACCAGCAGCGCCAGCTACACCACGCCAAGGGACACGATCCGAAGGGGATGAGAAACCAGTCCTGCGAACTGACGCGAAGTCCGGGATCTGGTCTGGCCGACCACAGAGTTTTCTCATTCGGAAGAAGCAGTGAGTCAATCTGAGATGCGACCATGGGCGGGTCTCCTATCTCTGGTCGGACAGGACCAAGCTCATCGCCAATAAATCACGTGGGCTAGTGGCTGCATAGGCTATGGGCCATATTCAGGCGATGGAAGCCCGGTGAAGAAACCGGCTTGATTGCGCACCGACGGGTTGGTGTGTGTTATTGCGAGGAGGTGACGTGCCGGATCTCGTGACATGCCTTTGGTTGGACCATGCGAAGCCAGGAAAGCGGCGGAGTTTTACGCCGCAACCTTTCCCGACAGTCATGTCGGCCGCGCCTGGTGACTTCCCCGGTGACAAGGGCGGCGTTGAACTGACCGTGGAATTCACGGTGCTGGGGCGGCGGTTCGTCGGCCTGAACGGCGGGTCTTCGCTGCCCAATTGGCCGTGTTCGACACCTGGGGCGGCCCACGCAAGTAAAGCCCTAGTCTTTCCGGCTCTGGTCACTGCCTAATGCAAAACATCGCTGAGATGGTGGGTGTCGGCCTCGACCAGCTCGACGCGCATTGAAGGCATTTTGCTATCCCTAGCGATACCAGGCGGTGCCAGACGTCAGTTTGTAAACAGAAAAAAGGATGATTGCGAATAAGGCAAACGACACAAATAAAAATGTAACTATGCTGTTGACCAGAAAAATGAAAATTACCTCCAAAATAATCGGCGCCAAAATGCCCCAAGCAACGAGATATAACGCTCCCCGGACTCTAGAAAATATAGATATATATCCTTTTTCTGCTCCACAATTGAGGCAGATATTGGAGTTTTTCTCAACCGCAGAGAGGCAATAGGGGCATGTGGCCATATCATCTAACCATTAAGAAATTTTCAGGAAGCAGGTGGAATGAGTTTTTTCATAAAACGTATCGAATATTTGTCTTATGAATAAGTATGAGATGATCTTCGATGTCTATTTGTGCTCCTTTCGTAATTTTCATTTGTTGTCTCTGTGGTTGGTATATATTCCGCATACATATTTATTCTATTTAATCTCTGAAGCAAATATTTCCTCATGACGATTCCGGGAGTGGAGGCTGCCGGAACTGACATGACTTTTTCTATTTCAAATTCTATTTTACTTTCAATGTCTTTCGATTCGGCTTCACTCATAATGAGAGAGCTGTATATTACTATATTTTTCAATATTAATGACGAAACAATTCGTATTTCTTTGTCGATTTTTGTGCATTGCTCAAGTATGATTGATACTCGACGTTCCTGAATTTTTGGATGCAATCTGACGTCTCCATCTATTTTATTTCTTACGTCAAAATATGTTTATTATTAATTGAATTGGTAGTATTATGAAAATTTCAGAATATATCTCAGATATATATTCTGTGTAATATACGCTAATATTTCTGAGTACAGTACCTAAAGAAAGTATTCCTCTCAGGTCTAACTGTGTCGCCTGTTGGATTGGCTGTCCCTGTTGCGTATCAACGAGGCATGTTGGTGAGAGGGTGCGGCGACGCGGCCAAAGCCGAGCCGCCACACCAGGGGGCGCCGACGTCAAGGCAAAATGGGGGCGTTTCGGCGCTGAAAAAATCTTGCAACATCAGATTTAATACACCTATAGCATTCTATGACGCTTCCGAATCGATATTCTCGATGCGGAAAGTCCAATTCCCATTTTGCGAGTCTAGTAGGCAAAAACTACCCACCAACCGTCTAGATATATGATATATCTCGGCGATAAGTCTTATTATTACGCTGAAAATTGCATTTCAAGTGAAAAATAAACTTATCCAGATAGTACCTATGTCTTTCGTTGACATTGCAAAATTATAGATATGTAATAAAATATGCGTTTCTAAAATTTACAATATATATAGCCTCCGCTTTTGGCGAGGCAACATTGTTAATTTGCGATTTATTGCCGCTAAAAATTAATATTAACGCGTTATCTATCGAAATGGCCACATCTAATCAGATATCTTTACTTCCTTTTTGTTGGCGGGAGTGCCTTCAAGCCGATGCGCAAAAAGGAGGATCTGCCATTTACTTGCGCACTCGCAATGCTAAACGGCAGATGTGCTCGGTAGCACGCCCCGGGCCGCCATGTTGCGAATTGCAAAAAATATCATTGTCTTAAGTGCGGATGATGGCTTCGGCCTTTGTGTATGCCCGATATCGGCTGCCGACCATCCGTCTCCGGGGGGGGGGTATCGACGTCGAATTCGAGGTTTGACGAGAATCGGTCTCTATTTGTCTTCGCCATTCCGGCGCGCCGCCCACCACCGATGATCCGAACGAATACCTATGCGAATGCGATGCATTTGCAAAAATGACTATGCTGCCCTACAGGACCTAGAGCGCTATTCGATCTGATTGAATCAGATCGGCTCTCTAGGTTCTTGTTTTGAAAGCATCATCTTGTCGATCCTCGTTTCACTCCGGTCGGATGATGCGCCAGCGGTCACGGCGAGCCCAGCAAACATCCATCCGATTGCTTGGTGTCGTTCCTCGCACGGGGGGGCGTCAGCGCCGGTCCAAGATCTATGTGCCGTGCCAAGCGCGGGTGAAGGCCGTGGCGACCCTCACAGGCTTTTAAACTTGACTTATAATCTCAACTTTGAGATTTGCGAAGGATCGGCCCGCCGCGTCGGGGCGATCGAGTTCCGGCATTGATGGGGCCCCTTCGGCCTTGATCATGGATAGCGCCACGACCTGTTCATCGAGGGGTAAGCCCAGCGTGTTCTCCATCTCCAATCTCGGCGTCTCCATTGGGGAAACCCCGCTTCTCAAATCCATTTCCGCCGCGTTCACGCCGGGCGAGATGGTCGGGCTGATCGGTCACAACGGGTCGGGCAAGTCGACGCTGCTCAAGGTGCTCGCCCGCCAGATCGAGCGATACGTGGGATCGGTGACCTACGACGGCAAGCCGATCGCCGCCATCGAGCCGCGCGCCTTCGCGCGGCAGATCGCCTATCTACCGCAGCACAACGGCGACACCGGCCAGATGACGGTGCGCGAGCTGGTGGCTTGCGGCCGCTATCCCTGGCATGGCGCTCTCGGCCGCTTCGGCGAGGAGGACGCCGGCAAGGTGGAGGAAGCCATGGTCCGAACCCACATCGACAGGCTCGCCGACCGGGTGGTGGCGACCATGTCGGGCGGCGAGCGCCAGCGCGCCTGGCTGGCCATGCTGGTGGCGCAGAACAGCGGCTTCCTGCTGCTCGACGAGCCGACCTCGGCGCTCGACATCGCCCATCAGGTCGAGGTGCTCTCGCTGATCCGAGGGCTCGCCCACGACAATGGCCTCGGCGTGGTCATCGTGCTGCACGACGTCAACATGGCCGCTCGCTTCTGCGACCGGATCCTGGCGCTGAAGGGCGGTCGGCTGCTGATCGACGCACCGTCGGAGGCCATCATGGACAGCCGGCTGCTGGGCGAGATCTACGGTTTGAACATGGGCATCACCCGCCATCCCGAGCTCGGCCTGCCGCTCGCCTACGTCAGTTGAGTGGTCCGATCATGGTGGAACATATATCGCTTCTTTCCAGACGGGCCTTTCTGGCGGCGGCCGGCATCGGCCTATGGTCGCTGCCGGCCCGCGCCGGCGCCGAACGGCAGCCGCGCGTCGTCAGTCTCGATTACGGCCTGGCGTCCACGCTGTTGTCGCTGGGGCTGACGCCGGTCGGTATCGCTGGCGTCGCCGATTGGGGCAAGTGGGTGGTCGAGCCACCGCTGCCGCCCGAGGTCGCCGATGTCGGCGACGCGGTGATGGTCAATCTGGAAGCGCTGACGGCGCTGTCGCCGACGCTCATCCTGTCGACGCCCTATCTCGACGGCCTCACGCCGGTGCTGGAGAAAATCGCGCCGGTCTTGCGGCTGTCCGTCTATGACGCCAGCGGCGGCGCCGTTCTACCCAAGGCCGAGGAAGCCACCCGCGTGCTGGGCGATCACCTCGGGCGGCGCGCCGAGGCCGATGCCTTTCTTCTTGGCGCCGACAGGCATTTCCAGCGATGCCGCGATACGGTGCGGGCGGCTGGTGCGCCGTCGGTGGCGCTGATCAGCTTTCTCGATGCGCGGCACGCCCGCGTCTACACGGCGCCCGGCTTGTTCGACGACACGCTCGCCCGCATCGGCATGCGCAATGCCTGGCCTCGCCCCGGTCAATACTGGGGCTTTGAGACGATCAGTATCGAGGCGCTTGCCGAGATCGACGCGCCGGACGCGCATCTGATCGCGTTCGAGCCGTTGCCGCGCGAGGTGCTGCCGACTTTGCGGC is part of the Pleomorphomonas sp. PLEO genome and encodes:
- a CDS encoding ABC transporter ATP-binding protein, whose amino-acid sequence is MDSATTCSSRGKPSVFSISNLGVSIGETPLLKSISAAFTPGEMVGLIGHNGSGKSTLLKVLARQIERYVGSVTYDGKPIAAIEPRAFARQIAYLPQHNGDTGQMTVRELVACGRYPWHGALGRFGEEDAGKVEEAMVRTHIDRLADRVVATMSGGERQRAWLAMLVAQNSGFLLLDEPTSALDIAHQVEVLSLIRGLAHDNGLGVVIVLHDVNMAARFCDRILALKGGRLLIDAPSEAIMDSRLLGEIYGLNMGITRHPELGLPLAYVS
- a CDS encoding iron-siderophore ABC transporter substrate-binding protein, with the protein product MVEHISLLSRRAFLAAAGIGLWSLPARAGAERQPRVVSLDYGLASTLLSLGLTPVGIAGVADWGKWVVEPPLPPEVADVGDAVMVNLEALTALSPTLILSTPYLDGLTPVLEKIAPVLRLSVYDASGGAVLPKAEEATRVLGDHLGRRAEADAFLLGADRHFQRCRDTVRAAGAPSVALISFLDARHARVYTAPGLFDDTLARIGMRNAWPRPGQYWGFETISIEALAEIDAPDAHLIAFEPLPREVLPTLRQSPIWTSLSFVRDGRFAVLPETLMFGMVNEAMRFAGQMADYVGRV